The Legionellales bacterium genome includes the window TGTATCTTTTTGCAACATAGTAAGCTCCCAGTGCTGCAAAAAGATGCGGCGAAGAACCAATCACTATATCTGGCTTTTCACAAAAATTTGAGTAATTGCACCGCGTAACTTTGAAAAAGTAAACCAACATGTTCCAGAATCGCTTTATACTATTTCCATAGTATTTAGGCGTAGGTATAAAAATAAAGGGGACACTATCAAAATAGAATGGCCGCTCTAACTTACACTCCTCTGCCGGCTCAATATTTTCAGATGAAAAATGATCAAAGTTTGAAGCTATAATATAAACCTCATGGCCTCTTTGAATTAGTTTTTTAGCCAAATTAAAATGACGCGTACCTCCAAAACGAGTTGGTGGTATCGCGTAGTGATTAAAAATTAAAATCTTCATAACTCATTCCTATTGTGATAACCATAATAGTGTAATGGCTTCCATAATACGTTTTTTATTTGATATAAGTTGCATATCAGAAAATGCGGATTTTATACTAATATTGTTCTTCAAAAAAGATTTATATTCGCATTCTTTATCAAATAGTTCTTTTCTAAGAATATTACCTAGACCTGTATTAATTAGGTTACTCAAGCTTATATCAAAGCCTCGTTTATATCTAGCCCAACAGATGCTTGGTATGAGTTTATCTGACATTATTTCACGTACAATCCACTTACCGTATCCTGACCTAATTTTAAATTTAGTTTCAAGGGCTAATCCATATTCAATCAATCTATAATCCATAAATGGTAATCGGCTTTCTACACTATTCCCTAAAGAATTACAATCTTCATATCTAAGCAAAGTGGGCAAACTCAATTTTATAATATCCAAAATTTGACGTTCGTAAAGTGGCTGCGACGGACAATAATTTAAACTTAAAATCGATGAATGCGGTAAATTAATAATTGTATCGTCAATATCATTTACTAGATTATATCTATCTCTATGGCGCCAGTATAAAGGAAATTGTTTATATTCGCTAAAAAAAATTGGAATGCAGTCAATGAAATGTTTGATGATTCCAAAATAATTTTTTTGATATATTAAATTTTTGAATTTAAATAACAAATATTTACGATATCCCATGAAAGCTTCATCACCACCTTGGCCTCCCATTAACACTTTAATGCCTGAATTTTTTACATGTTTATAAATCAACTGCTGCATTACAACACTTAAACTACTAAAAGGCGCATCTTGCAACTTTATTGTATTTAACAAACCATCAATAATTTCTTGGTTGCTCGGCCAAATATAATTAACGTTAAGATTTAATTTTTTGCTTAGCTTATTTACCTCGACTCCTTCGGAGTGTTTTTGATCCGGACTTCCATAACAAAATGCTGTTATATTATTTTTCTGCGCAACTGTTAAAGAGGCGATTACAGATGAATCTAGCCCGCCACTTAGAGAAATTCCCACCGGAACATCAGAGCGAAGACGAATTTTAACCGAGTCCTGAAGAAGCTCAAGTATGGACTCAGAGTGCTGCAGTAAAGAATATGAGCTAATCTTATCAACCAAGGTTGGGACATTTTTTTTTAGATCGTAGTAATACTTATTTTCTAATTTTAATCCGTTATTTTTAAGGCACCTAACATATGACCCAGGAATAACTGATTTAATATTGTTATATTGTGTTTCTTCGCTCCCATTTTCAAAAACCAAATATTTAATTCCGTGGGCTATATAGTCAAAGTTTGGAGATGCATGAACATACTGAGCAATTTTTTTTGCCGTAGATGCAAATACAATTTCACTTGATGAAGACCAGTAATATAGTGGTTTTTTGCCAAATCTATCTCTAACCAACCATAATACATTCTCTAATTTATCAAATAATCCAAAAGAAAATGCGCCATTAAATTTTTTAAAAGCTTGCTCTTTCCATGCGTAAAAAGCATTTAAAATAACCTCAGTATCACTCTTTGTTTTAAAATTAAAGCCTATTTTAAGCAATATATCTCTTAGCTCTAGATAATTATAAATTTCTCCGTTATAGGTTATACAGTAACGTTTCGAATTGTCCCACATTGGCTGATTTGAGCGCGCATCTAAATCAAGAATACTCAATCTATTATGCCCAAAAATAGTTTGACCCTGCTCAAACTTTATAACCTCAATGCCTTGGTGATCTGGTCCACGATTGGACTGGTGTTCAACAATACTATTTATAAGCATTAAATGTTCGTCCTTTTTGCAAGACGAGAAAACTCCAGATATTCCGCACATAGACTACCTCCAAAGGAAGAAATTATACTTCTCTTTTTAAAATTGCTTGAGAAGCTATTGACCAAATTAAAATATTATAAATTAATAATTTATGGACTGCGAAAAATTGCGCGTAGATGAATAAACATAGCAACAAACAGGCAAGCCCAAGATATTCTATACATTTTAACTGCTTAGCCTTTTTTAATAAGCTAGA containing:
- the asnB gene encoding asparagine synthase (glutamine-hydrolyzing), whose protein sequence is MCGISGVFSSCKKDEHLMLINSIVEHQSNRGPDHQGIEVIKFEQGQTIFGHNRLSILDLDARSNQPMWDNSKRYCITYNGEIYNYLELRDILLKIGFNFKTKSDTEVILNAFYAWKEQAFKKFNGAFSFGLFDKLENVLWLVRDRFGKKPLYYWSSSSEIVFASTAKKIAQYVHASPNFDYIAHGIKYLVFENGSEETQYNNIKSVIPGSYVRCLKNNGLKLENKYYYDLKKNVPTLVDKISSYSLLQHSESILELLQDSVKIRLRSDVPVGISLSGGLDSSVIASLTVAQKNNITAFCYGSPDQKHSEGVEVNKLSKKLNLNVNYIWPSNQEIIDGLLNTIKLQDAPFSSLSVVMQQLIYKHVKNSGIKVLMGGQGGDEAFMGYRKYLLFKFKNLIYQKNYFGIIKHFIDCIPIFFSEYKQFPLYWRHRDRYNLVNDIDDTIINLPHSSILSLNYCPSQPLYERQILDIIKLSLPTLLRYEDCNSLGNSVESRLPFMDYRLIEYGLALETKFKIRSGYGKWIVREIMSDKLIPSICWARYKRGFDISLSNLINTGLGNILRKELFDKECEYKSFLKNNISIKSAFSDMQLISNKKRIMEAITLLWLSQ